One genomic region from Leptospira tipperaryensis encodes:
- a CDS encoding IspD/TarI family cytidylyltransferase has translation MKSLFLSEKIYVLILAGGTGTRMGSEIPKQFLEFQNEPVLLHSLKRFQDWGKQKKIVLVSHKESIPKTEEICGPFLRNEDLIVEGGETRHSSMLQGLSVLEIQSDDIILVHDAARPFVLAEELDRLCESIRENGIATLASKTSETVLEESNGLTASLLDREHIWFMKTPQGIRGSVLKELLTSSLDFVPTDLCSWALGRGRKSSIVESHPFNLKITRKEDLELAELYSSLFQKLLT, from the coding sequence ATGAAGTCTCTGTTTCTCTCTGAAAAAATCTACGTATTGATCTTAGCCGGAGGAACCGGCACGAGAATGGGTTCCGAGATTCCAAAACAATTTTTGGAGTTTCAGAACGAACCCGTTTTACTTCATTCTCTCAAACGATTTCAGGATTGGGGAAAACAAAAAAAGATCGTCTTAGTTTCGCATAAGGAATCGATTCCAAAAACGGAAGAGATCTGCGGTCCTTTTTTAAGAAACGAGGATCTCATCGTGGAAGGCGGAGAGACAAGACATTCTTCCATGCTGCAAGGTCTTTCCGTCTTGGAGATTCAGAGCGACGACATCATTTTGGTACACGACGCCGCGAGACCTTTTGTTTTGGCTGAAGAATTGGACCGGCTCTGCGAGAGCATTCGCGAGAATGGAATTGCAACTCTCGCCTCGAAAACTTCCGAAACCGTATTAGAAGAATCGAATGGACTTACCGCGTCTCTTCTGGATCGAGAACATATCTGGTTTATGAAAACTCCGCAAGGAATTCGAGGATCGGTCTTAAAGGAACTTTTGACTTCTTCCTTGGACTTTGTTCCCACCGATCTTTGTTCTTGGGCCTTAGGCCGCGGCCGAAAATCTTCCATCGTAGAATCACATCCTTTCAATCTCAAGATCACCCGCAAAGAGGATTTGGAACTCGCCGAACTCTATTCTTCCTTATTTCAAAAACTTCTTACTTAG
- a CDS encoding bactofilin family protein produces the protein MAIGKENNNSVIGPGSIFEGKFYIAGSLRIDGKFEGEIKTDDTLYIGETGKVRTNISAREVTVSGTMIGNIKAENEVRLEETGRLLGDITAPALHLAKGVVAKGNITITGGQKKDVKKIVEESFGGTRTLDNGKDE, from the coding sequence ATGGCCATCGGCAAGGAAAATAATAACAGCGTAATCGGTCCCGGGTCCATTTTTGAAGGGAAATTTTATATTGCAGGTTCTCTCCGTATTGACGGAAAATTCGAAGGAGAGATCAAAACCGATGACACTCTCTACATCGGAGAAACCGGTAAAGTAAGAACTAACATCTCCGCACGGGAAGTAACCGTTTCGGGAACTATGATCGGAAATATCAAAGCAGAGAATGAAGTTCGTCTGGAAGAAACAGGAAGACTTTTAGGTGATATCACCGCTCCTGCTCTTCATCTGGCAAAAGGTGTGGTGGCAAAGGGAAACATTACGATCACCGGCGGACAAAAGAAAGACGTAAAGAAAATCGTGGAAGAATCTTTCGGTGGAACTCGCACCCTGGACAACGGAAAGGACGAATAA
- a CDS encoding penicillin-binding protein 1A translates to MKHEPVSYLSRFFVIHFRDRILQKVLNSPDPVKQLAKLCAGLLFLNGFLFVFSIKDLWRVPESNQYEKPSVLYGLNDKNEYEPIAEFYRFSRVVLNIKELPPEEDGKPNKLIRSFVSTEDNNFYSHWGLDLRGIFRAFMVNVLAGRIKEGASTITQQVARLRFLNTERSFLRKAREAWLALLLEAVFDKDTLMEIYLNEIPLGHGTIGVGAAARFYFRKDVKDLSWGESALLASLTTRPTEFSPLVNPNSSSAKVRVVFKKFVENGILDVKTAEKEYDAFSEYYITLNRSPNDSAFGDRLNRFPYFTEYVRKNLTRYIPKTTLYSGGLKIYSTLNIQHQTQAEKALYAGLKNQTAQSNQRTFTKIDAFDDAYGEIYDVLAMLHDVPEFKFKISRSIRTFNRAWQEDLRDELSTLNLLSGTETLGEAIEWSYRSQQTEDFLLPVEGAMISMRPDTGYITAMVGGSGFRSDNQQIRAFQAYRQPGSAFKPLVYAAAMEYYNQHPDPKKNVTAASLFSDSPLQYVLEDGDEWNPSNYTGEYSGFIKLREALELSRNSVAVRVLEHTGISNLMPFLEKILQIENRSIPRNYSISLGTFEVSPYELAKAYAVLASGGKQVFPLSVLYVEDGSGTIIRDFREEASKIERKQILSPEVCFILTSMMEDVIKKGTGTGASSYGLSRPAAGKTGTTNNFRDAWFAGYTGELVSVVWIGYDTGTLSMGKGMSGGVVAAPIWGRFMSNALSKEKSKGFHFGETGVVRRQICSISGKLPGSHCNQTEEEYFTKDTVPKEVCDDHRGAGYTPEPDPTPPSSQTKVKKKQKTNIFQGDDDMIR, encoded by the coding sequence ATGAAACACGAACCAGTCAGTTATCTTTCTCGTTTTTTTGTAATCCACTTCCGAGATAGAATTCTTCAAAAAGTTCTAAACTCACCCGATCCGGTAAAACAACTCGCAAAACTCTGCGCGGGTCTTTTGTTTCTCAACGGATTTTTATTTGTCTTTTCGATCAAGGACCTCTGGAGAGTTCCCGAATCCAATCAATACGAAAAACCTTCAGTTCTCTACGGACTCAACGACAAGAACGAATACGAACCGATCGCCGAGTTCTATCGTTTTTCACGAGTTGTCTTAAACATCAAAGAACTTCCACCCGAAGAAGACGGAAAACCGAACAAGCTCATTCGGAGTTTTGTTTCCACGGAAGATAACAATTTTTATTCTCACTGGGGACTCGATCTAAGAGGAATCTTTCGCGCCTTTATGGTAAACGTTCTCGCGGGAAGAATCAAGGAAGGAGCTTCCACGATCACACAACAGGTCGCGCGTCTGCGATTCTTAAATACGGAACGTTCTTTTTTGCGGAAAGCAAGAGAAGCCTGGCTCGCGCTTCTTCTCGAAGCCGTATTCGACAAAGACACTCTGATGGAAATCTATCTCAACGAAATTCCATTAGGACACGGAACGATCGGGGTCGGAGCTGCGGCGCGATTCTACTTTCGAAAGGACGTCAAAGATCTGAGTTGGGGAGAATCCGCTCTTCTTGCGAGCTTGACCACAAGACCTACCGAATTTTCACCTTTGGTAAATCCGAATTCTTCCAGCGCAAAAGTTAGGGTCGTGTTTAAGAAGTTTGTCGAGAACGGAATCTTGGACGTAAAAACCGCCGAGAAAGAATACGACGCATTTTCTGAATATTATATAACTCTAAACCGATCTCCGAACGACTCCGCCTTTGGAGATCGCCTCAATCGTTTCCCTTATTTTACGGAATACGTTCGTAAGAATCTAACTCGATACATTCCGAAAACGACGCTCTACAGCGGCGGTCTCAAGATCTATTCTACCTTAAACATTCAACACCAGACCCAAGCCGAAAAGGCCTTGTATGCGGGTCTTAAAAATCAAACGGCTCAATCCAATCAGAGAACGTTTACAAAGATCGACGCGTTTGACGACGCCTATGGAGAAATCTACGACGTACTCGCGATGCTCCATGACGTTCCCGAATTTAAGTTTAAAATTTCGAGATCGATCCGAACCTTCAACCGAGCTTGGCAAGAAGATCTAAGAGACGAACTCAGTACTCTCAATCTTTTGAGCGGAACCGAAACCTTAGGAGAAGCGATCGAGTGGAGTTATAGAAGTCAACAAACCGAAGACTTTCTTCTTCCAGTCGAAGGAGCTATGATCTCGATGCGACCCGACACGGGTTATATCACAGCGATGGTCGGAGGTTCCGGATTTCGATCGGACAACCAACAGATCCGCGCGTTCCAAGCCTACAGACAACCGGGCTCCGCGTTCAAACCTCTCGTCTACGCGGCCGCGATGGAATACTACAACCAACATCCGGATCCAAAGAAGAATGTGACGGCTGCTTCCCTCTTTTCCGATTCTCCGCTTCAATACGTATTAGAAGACGGTGATGAATGGAATCCTTCCAATTATACGGGAGAATATTCAGGATTCATAAAACTCCGAGAAGCTCTGGAACTTTCCAGGAACAGTGTCGCGGTTCGTGTCTTGGAACATACGGGTATCAGCAACCTGATGCCGTTCTTAGAAAAAATTCTTCAGATAGAAAACAGATCCATACCAAGAAACTATTCGATCTCTTTGGGAACGTTCGAGGTTTCTCCTTACGAGTTGGCAAAGGCTTACGCGGTCCTTGCTTCCGGAGGAAAACAAGTATTTCCGTTGAGTGTTCTTTACGTGGAAGACGGATCGGGAACGATCATTCGGGACTTTAGAGAAGAAGCGAGTAAGATAGAAAGAAAACAAATTCTTTCTCCGGAAGTCTGTTTTATTCTTACATCGATGATGGAAGACGTGATCAAAAAGGGAACGGGAACCGGAGCTTCTTCTTACGGACTTTCTCGTCCGGCTGCGGGAAAAACCGGAACGACGAATAACTTTCGAGACGCGTGGTTCGCGGGTTACACAGGCGAACTCGTGAGTGTAGTTTGGATCGGCTACGATACGGGAACTCTTTCGATGGGCAAAGGAATGTCCGGCGGGGTCGTCGCGGCTCCGATCTGGGGAAGGTTTATGTCCAACGCGCTTTCCAAGGAAAAATCCAAGGGTTTTCACTTTGGCGAAACGGGAGTAGTCCGAAGACAAATTTGTTCGATCTCGGGAAAACTCCCAGGTTCTCATTGCAATCAAACAGAAGAAGAATACTTTACGAAAGATACGGTTCCAAAAGAGGTCTGCGACGATCACAGAGGCGCGGGTTATACTCCGGAACCGGATCCGACGCCGCCTTCCAGTCAGACAAAAGTCAAAAAGAAGCAGAAAACCAATATTTTCCAGGGCGACGATGATATGATTCGGTAA
- a CDS encoding diaminopimelate decarboxylase: MQSIEKLKFLTESQVRTVAQQFGTPVFVYSRERIEKSCDTALAFPNAFGLTVRYAMKANPNRTILEIMKRKGIQIDASSEFEVQRALLYGFKPQEIMLTSQELAKGLKELVEKGVVFNACSLRQLEAFGKLFPGKEVSVRFNPGLGSGQTKKTDVGGKTSSFGVWHEDLNKVKEIAKKYDLKIFKVHTHIGSGSDPAVWKIVAQVSLDLAAQFPECRILNLGGGFKVGRMEDEKTTDFQTIGKPVIELFQEFEKKNGTKLHMEIEPGSFMMVNNGAIVTTVDDVVSTGENGYKFVKVDAGMDVNTRPSLYAARHPLVVVSKEGTHSGRTEAYVFVGHCCESGDLFTQAEGGGPITRTTGEAILGDYIVMEGAGAYCSSMSTKNYNSFPETAEVLLGLDGSFQLIRKRQNLEQIFQNEVSVSL; the protein is encoded by the coding sequence ATGCAATCAATAGAAAAATTAAAATTTTTGACTGAATCCCAAGTGCGTACTGTCGCACAACAATTTGGAACCCCCGTTTTTGTCTATTCCCGAGAGAGAATCGAAAAAAGTTGCGACACGGCTCTTGCGTTTCCAAACGCATTCGGACTGACCGTACGATATGCGATGAAGGCGAATCCGAATCGAACCATTCTCGAGATCATGAAACGAAAAGGAATTCAGATCGACGCGAGTTCGGAATTCGAAGTGCAAAGAGCACTTCTTTACGGATTCAAACCGCAAGAGATCATGTTGACTTCGCAGGAACTCGCAAAGGGCCTCAAAGAATTGGTCGAGAAGGGAGTTGTCTTCAACGCTTGTTCGTTAAGACAACTCGAAGCTTTTGGAAAGTTATTTCCAGGAAAAGAAGTCAGCGTTCGATTTAATCCGGGACTCGGTTCCGGACAAACAAAGAAGACGGACGTGGGTGGAAAAACTTCCTCCTTCGGAGTCTGGCACGAAGACTTGAACAAAGTGAAAGAAATTGCCAAAAAATATGATCTCAAAATTTTCAAAGTGCACACTCATATCGGATCCGGAAGCGATCCCGCGGTTTGGAAAATCGTAGCGCAGGTTTCTTTGGATCTCGCCGCACAATTTCCGGAATGTAGAATTCTCAACCTCGGCGGAGGTTTTAAAGTTGGAAGAATGGAAGACGAAAAGACCACCGACTTCCAGACGATCGGAAAACCGGTCATCGAACTTTTTCAAGAATTTGAAAAGAAGAATGGGACGAAACTTCATATGGAGATCGAGCCCGGTTCCTTTATGATGGTGAACAACGGAGCGATCGTAACGACGGTTGACGACGTAGTTTCCACGGGAGAGAACGGATACAAGTTCGTCAAAGTGGACGCGGGGATGGACGTGAACACAAGACCTTCTTTGTATGCCGCAAGACATCCGTTAGTCGTCGTTTCCAAAGAAGGAACTCATTCCGGAAGAACGGAAGCCTACGTGTTTGTGGGACACTGTTGCGAGAGCGGGGATCTTTTTACGCAAGCGGAAGGCGGCGGCCCGATCACAAGAACCACAGGCGAGGCTATATTAGGGGATTATATTGTAATGGAAGGGGCAGGGGCCTATTGTTCCTCCATGTCTACTAAGAATTATAATTCGTTTCCGGAGACGGCTGAAGTTTTGTTGGGACTTGACGGATCGTTTCAACTCATCCGAAAACGCCAGAACTTAGAACAGATCTTTCAAAATGAAGTCTCTGTTTCTCTCTGA
- a CDS encoding heavy-metal-associated domain-containing protein, with the protein MLEFQVEGMTCGSCASVILKAIHTVDPYGSVAVQISTQTVQVVSKRSEQELIRLIEESGYPVLATKKIA; encoded by the coding sequence ATGTTAGAATTTCAAGTGGAAGGAATGACCTGCGGTAGTTGCGCTTCCGTCATCTTAAAAGCGATTCATACGGTAGATCCTTATGGATCCGTGGCAGTACAGATTTCCACGCAAACGGTTCAAGTTGTGAGCAAACGTTCCGAACAGGAATTGATCCGCCTCATCGAAGAAAGCGGTTATCCCGTTCTCGCAACAAAAAAGATCGCATAA
- a CDS encoding zinc dependent phospholipase C family protein encodes MAGKITHLEVLSQVCKHLDHGTPDQRKIATLMRAESNRKFANIGAIAPDIFYFYHILSPAKTKKATVWGDMSHHSSVAELVLSFLDLILQTEEGIHRDRYIAFTLGYICHCAVDIVTHPYIFYISGDFYNKDKKISSLAQYHHMRVENALDSWLLDYRWGMTPKEYDFVHHVDAIFKSDKKNWKMDPMLWHFWLRGFKATFPEAFKKYYIGSEDKIIPGDLLNESFLGYLEFHRVLDSRSKWMRGALKLLDKITFHKVRSSVLMLPLKEHIDKRIMNEEHKKWNYPADPTIVREDSFVELINRSAQNGKDALTHAWHYLENKMSRAAFLKEYQGYNLDTGLRFQGIDSMKEFSPIEEV; translated from the coding sequence ATGGCTGGCAAAATCACTCATCTCGAAGTTCTCTCTCAGGTTTGCAAACATCTTGACCACGGCACTCCGGATCAAAGAAAAATCGCGACGCTCATGCGGGCCGAATCCAATCGTAAGTTTGCAAACATCGGCGCCATCGCCCCTGATATATTTTATTTTTATCATATTCTTTCTCCAGCTAAAACAAAGAAGGCGACGGTCTGGGGGGACATGAGTCATCATAGCTCCGTCGCGGAATTGGTTCTTAGTTTTTTGGATCTGATTCTTCAAACCGAAGAAGGAATTCACAGAGATCGTTACATCGCATTTACTTTGGGTTATATCTGTCACTGCGCCGTCGATATCGTCACACATCCCTATATCTTTTATATCTCCGGAGATTTTTATAACAAGGATAAGAAGATCAGCAGCCTCGCTCAGTATCATCACATGAGAGTGGAGAACGCTCTGGATTCCTGGCTCCTCGACTATAGATGGGGAATGACTCCGAAAGAATACGATTTTGTCCACCACGTCGACGCGATCTTTAAGTCCGACAAAAAAAACTGGAAAATGGATCCGATGCTCTGGCATTTTTGGCTTCGGGGCTTTAAGGCGACCTTCCCGGAAGCATTCAAAAAATATTATATTGGATCCGAAGATAAAATTATTCCGGGGGATTTGTTAAACGAATCCTTTCTGGGTTATCTGGAATTTCACAGAGTTCTGGATTCCAGAAGCAAGTGGATGCGAGGCGCTCTCAAACTCCTCGACAAAATCACGTTTCACAAAGTAAGATCTTCCGTTCTTATGCTTCCTCTCAAAGAACATATCGATAAAAGAATCATGAACGAAGAGCACAAGAAGTGGAACTATCCCGCGGATCCTACGATCGTAAGAGAGGATTCTTTCGTCGAACTCATCAATCGTTCCGCGCAGAATGGAAAAGACGCCTTGACTCACGCTTGGCATTATCTCGAAAATAAAATGTCCCGCGCGGCTTTTCTCAAAGAATACCAGGGATACAATTTGGATACGGGACTCCGATTTCAAGGAATCGACAGCATGAAAGAATTTTCACCGATAGAAGAAGTTTAA